In Pelmatolapia mariae isolate MD_Pm_ZW linkage group LG2, Pm_UMD_F_2, whole genome shotgun sequence, one DNA window encodes the following:
- the rack1 gene encoding small ribosomal subunit protein RACK1: MTEQMTVRGTLKGHSGWVTQIATTPQYPDMILSASRDKSIIMWKLTRDETNYGIPQRSLKGHSHFVSDVVISSDGQFALSGAWDGTLRLWDLTTGLTTRRFVGHTKDVLSVAFSADNRQIVSGSRDKTIKLWNTLGVCKYTIQDEGHTEWVSCVRFSPNSSNPIIVSCGWDKMVKVWNLANCKLKTNHIGHTGYLNTVTVSPDGSLCASGGKDGQAMLWDLNEGKHLYTLDSGDVINALCFSPNRYWLCAATGPSIKIWDLEGKIIVDELRQEVISTNSKAEPPQCTSLAWSADGQTLFAGYTDNLIRVWQVTIGTR, from the exons ATGACCGAGCAGATGACAGTGAGGGGGACCCTAAAGGGGCACAGTGGATGGGTCACCCAGATCGCCACTACGCCCCAGTACCCCGATATGATCCTGTCGGCGTCCCGAG ACAAGTCCATCATCATGTGGAAACTGACCCGTGATGAAACCAACTACGGTATCCCCCAGCGCTCCCTGAAGGGTCACTCTCACTTTGTGAGTGATGTTGTGATCTCCTCTGATGGACAGTTTGCCCTGTCTGGAGCCTGGGACGGGACCCTCCGCCTGTGGGATCTCACCAC TGGTCTCACCACCCGCCGATTCGTTGGACACACAAAGGATGTTTTGAGCGTGGCTTTCTCTGCTGATAACCGCCAGATCGTGTCTGGCTCCCGGGACAAGACCATCAAGCTGTGGAAcactcttggagtctgcaagtACACCATCCAG GATGAGGGCCACACTGAGTGGGTGTCTTGTGTTCGCTTCTCCCCCAACAGCAGCAACCCCATCATCGTCTCCTGTGGCTGGGACAAGATGGTTAAG GTGTGGAACCTGGCCAACTGCAAGCTGAAGACCAACCACATTGGTCACACTGGCTACCTGAACACAGTGACCGTGTCTCCTGATGGCTCCCTGTGTGCATCTGGTGGAAAG GATGGCCAGGCTATGCTGTGGGACCTGAATGAAGGCAAGCACCTCTACACCCTGGACAGCGGTGATGTGATCAACGCCCTTTGCTTCAGCCCCAACCGTTACTGGCTCTGTGCCGCCACTGGACCCAGCATTAAGATCTGG GATCTGGAGGGCAAGATCATTGTGGACGAGCTGAGACAGGAAGTGATCAGCACAAACAGCAAGGCCGAACCCCCACAGTGTACTTCCCTGGCATGGTCTGCTGATGGACAG ACCCTGTTTGCTGGCTACACTGACAACCTGATCAGAGTGTGGCAGGTCACCATTGGAACTCGATAA